One region of Tumebacillus amylolyticus genomic DNA includes:
- a CDS encoding fibronectin type III domain-containing protein, which produces MARRNKIVCGLALVAGFVLTQSGMAGADTLQNTGFETYTNTMGIADQWVGYQPSTASGGYQVVGAPVYEGMQAQRFAFGNMGMLEKSHIEQLFNIEPGAEYEVSGYFNIESLNRSYMQLMIEYFDAEGNLVDSNVTNQVQRTNGYIRFQNIKVANTQAVYCRVSVGLLATADGASGAFTVDQIALHKAGDVLVNAGFEDYHGMYDVADSWRFGYSPGSTHSQKVVTSPVASGTLAQKVSASGLPYWGYAHVMQVVTAHPGESYTVTGKFNVAELNGSKVQLYIDYYDANYKHLGSDYIDKRSVTDGYVQVTNKTRAPKNCAFFQVWALLRSTVNNGSGTFYVDDLSVTSDTYIPPEQPVVDLTQTISDTSTAKLGSNNRQIGNSANSNLVSTDGTWTSVYDFETPSVVREYAIAPSLGVDLSREAKNWTFEGFDGQSWTVLDTQSEVTDWTADTAKTFTLDNKQAYWQYRLNVTANNGDTRYLDLDGVSLNGYFDRPNTPLDVWNSDKGDGTVTLSWSPSNGVTSYRVYQDEQLVQTLPGDASTVTLTGLTNDRVYHYNVSAVNGAGESLKSPEVDAMPYSSAQSLDPIVTNDWQGNAPTATITYDFTKPTRVREYTMKPGLNSKQAPKNWTFEGFDGLQWVELDKQSDITQWPSKHRRYFTLDNSQSYLKYRLKLSTDYGMVAPLKKNDIQLIGN; this is translated from the coding sequence ATGGCACGGAGAAACAAGATCGTTTGCGGCCTTGCGTTGGTCGCGGGATTCGTCCTGACGCAAAGCGGGATGGCGGGAGCAGACACGTTGCAGAACACGGGGTTTGAGACGTACACGAACACCATGGGCATCGCCGATCAGTGGGTGGGGTACCAGCCGTCCACGGCGAGTGGCGGGTATCAAGTTGTGGGGGCGCCCGTCTATGAAGGGATGCAGGCGCAGCGGTTTGCGTTTGGCAACATGGGCATGCTCGAAAAGTCGCACATCGAGCAGTTGTTCAACATCGAACCGGGTGCAGAGTATGAAGTATCGGGGTACTTCAACATCGAGAGCTTGAATCGCTCGTACATGCAGTTGATGATCGAGTATTTCGATGCCGAAGGGAACCTCGTGGACAGCAACGTCACCAACCAAGTGCAACGAACGAACGGCTACATTCGCTTCCAGAACATCAAAGTTGCGAATACGCAAGCTGTGTACTGCCGCGTTTCGGTGGGCTTGCTTGCGACGGCGGATGGTGCGTCCGGCGCTTTTACCGTGGACCAAATCGCGTTGCACAAGGCAGGCGATGTGTTGGTGAACGCGGGGTTTGAAGACTATCACGGGATGTACGACGTCGCAGATTCGTGGCGCTTCGGATACAGCCCCGGCTCTACACACAGTCAAAAAGTCGTGACCTCGCCCGTCGCATCCGGAACCCTCGCCCAAAAAGTGTCGGCGTCCGGCTTGCCCTACTGGGGATATGCGCACGTCATGCAGGTCGTCACTGCGCATCCGGGAGAGAGCTACACCGTCACGGGCAAGTTCAACGTCGCGGAGCTGAACGGTTCCAAAGTTCAGTTGTACATCGACTATTACGACGCGAACTACAAGCATCTGGGCTCCGACTATATCGACAAGCGTTCCGTTACCGACGGCTATGTGCAAGTCACGAACAAGACGCGGGCACCGAAGAACTGTGCTTTTTTCCAAGTGTGGGCGTTGCTGCGTTCGACGGTGAACAACGGGTCGGGTACTTTTTACGTGGATGACTTGAGCGTCACGTCGGATACCTACATCCCGCCGGAACAGCCGGTCGTCGATTTGACGCAGACGATCAGTGACACGTCAACCGCCAAACTGGGCTCGAACAATCGGCAAATCGGAAACTCTGCCAATTCGAACCTTGTCTCCACGGACGGTACGTGGACTTCTGTGTACGACTTCGAAACGCCGTCCGTCGTCCGCGAGTATGCGATTGCGCCGAGCTTGGGAGTCGATCTCTCGCGGGAAGCCAAGAACTGGACGTTCGAAGGGTTCGACGGTCAAAGTTGGACGGTGCTCGACACGCAGTCTGAGGTCACCGATTGGACGGCCGATACGGCCAAAACGTTCACACTCGACAACAAACAAGCGTACTGGCAATATCGTCTGAACGTCACCGCCAACAACGGCGACACCCGCTATCTCGATCTCGACGGCGTCTCCCTCAACGGCTACTTCGACCGCCCGAACACCCCGCTTGACGTCTGGAATTCGGACAAAGGGGATGGAACGGTGACGCTGAGTTGGTCGCCGAGCAACGGAGTTACTTCCTATAGAGTCTACCAAGACGAGCAACTCGTCCAAACCCTGCCCGGCGACGCCTCGACGGTGACGCTGACAGGACTGACCAACGACCGCGTCTATCACTACAACGTAAGCGCTGTCAACGGAGCGGGCGAATCTCTGAAATCGCCGGAAGTCGACGCCATGCCGTACTCCTCCGCCCAAAGTCTGGACCCGATCGTCACCAACGATTGGCAAGGCAACGCTCCGACAGCGACGATCACCTACGATTTCACGAAGCCGACCCGCGTGCGCGAATACACGATGAAGCCGGGACTGAATTCGAAACAGGCGCCCAAGAACTGGACGTTTGAAGGGTTTGACGGCTTGCAATGGGTCGAGCTCGACAAGCAATCGGACATCACCCAATGGCCTTCCAAACACCGCCGCTACTTCACGCTGGACAACTCGCAATCGTATCTCAAATACCGTTTGAAACTCTCGACCGACTACGGCATGGTTGCACCGCTCAAGAAAAACGACATTCAACTGATCGGGAACTGA